The window AGAGCCAGCCAAGTACTGCCAGCCCTCTATGATACTCTGCCACTATTCTTTCTCTATACGCACCCTTTTTTCCTGCTTCGGATTAACCTCGCCTTGTTTTTTTATAAAATTCATCAACACTTCACTTAGCGTAGCAAACTCGTTCTTAACCGGAATGTCCGTAAACATTGTATACTGATCTCCACCTGAGGCTAAAAAATCACTCATAGCTATTATGTATTCTTTGTCTAACTCTAACGGTTCCCCAGCCACTTGCACAGAATCAACTCTATCTCCAAAAGGATTAGAAGGATCAAACGCAAATGTCATTCCTGCCACATGTGGAAAGGCTCCGCTCCTTTCTGGGTAAGCACGAACACCATTTTCCAGGGCTTCTTTCACTGTTTTTCCGCTAACGACTTTGGTCATGATGTAATTTCCAAAAGGCAAAACAGTGATGACGTCCCCTTTGGTAATATCCCCTTGGTCAATGGATGCACGGATTCCTCCTCCATTTAATAAAGCAATGTCTGCACCTGTTTCCTCCAGCATTGCATCTGCAATTAGGTTTCCTAAGTTTGTTTCACCTTTCCTGACCCGCTCCCGGTCACCAACCAGGACTACGTTTGTCTTTCCAATTACGGTTTTCAATTGCTTCTCCTGTTCCTTTAGAATGTCTTGAATGACAGAGGTGACCTTAGTGTCTGGGATAATTGCATCTGAATCTATCACATAACTTGCCTTTTTGTTCATCAATTTTCCACTTCGGAAATTGAGTTCTACAACTCCTAGTCTTTTTGTGTATTCACCTGCGCTTACAATCAAAGTTTTCTCAACCATAGTTGCACCCTTGCTATGACTATGACCATCCACAATCAAGTCAATACCACTAACTTCTTGTGCCACTTTTAAACTGGTGTGCTGACTAGTTGGATTTGTGCCTAAATGAGAAATAGCAATAACGGCGTTTACACCATTAGCTTTTAATTCTTTTACACTTTTCTCTGCTGCGGCCACTGGATCTGTAAACAATACACCTTCTACATTTTTAGCGTTCGTTTTATAGATGGTTTCAGGAGTAGATAATCCAAAAATTCCGACCTTTAATCCATTCATTTCTTTTATTATGT of the Bacillus carboniphilus genome contains:
- a CDS encoding bifunctional metallophosphatase/5'-nucleotidase — its product is MAKVLGKLFLSIIIITATFQPSIAKDSSYQKITILHTNDSHGRVFGGLHEGLGFAKIATLAKQFKEENENTLLLDAGDALHGTTFATIDQGESIIRVMDVVGYDGMTVGNHDFNYGRERLLELVQMANFPVISANLLYEITKKPLLLPYIIKEMNGLKVGIFGLSTPETIYKTNAKNVEGVLFTDPVAAAEKSVKELKANGVNAVIAISHLGTNPTSQHTSLKVAQEVSGIDLIVDGHSHSKGATMVEKTLIVSAGEYTKRLGVVELNFRSGKLMNKKASYVIDSDAIIPDTKVTSVIQDILKEQEKQLKTVIGKTNVVLVGDRERVRKGETNLGNLIADAMLEETGADIALLNGGGIRASIDQGDITKGDVITVLPFGNYIMTKVVSGKTVKEALENGVRAYPERSGAFPHVAGMTFAFDPSNPFGDRVDSVQVAGEPLELDKEYIIAMSDFLASGGDQYTMFTDIPVKNEFATLSEVLMNFIKKQGEVNPKQEKRVRIEKE